A part of Agromyces protaetiae genomic DNA contains:
- a CDS encoding nitroreductase family deazaflavin-dependent oxidoreductase → MTIVVDVVRKTVAPLTRTRLFRRSAPVVLPLVERRLAAWSRGRVQLSALLVPSLVLHTIGAKSGEPRASELMYTPDGLGRAIVAGTSFARDRHPAWTYNLLAHPDARIAVHGRGLAVRASLIEGEARETAWARIERQWPGYRAYERDSGRVVRLFLLQPVRELGPIDAAGERG, encoded by the coding sequence ATGACGATCGTGGTGGACGTCGTACGGAAGACGGTCGCGCCGCTGACCCGCACCCGACTCTTCCGGCGCTCCGCGCCCGTCGTGCTCCCGCTCGTCGAACGGCGGCTGGCCGCATGGAGCCGCGGGCGCGTGCAGCTGAGCGCGCTGCTCGTGCCCTCGCTCGTCCTCCACACGATCGGCGCGAAGTCGGGGGAGCCGCGCGCGAGCGAGCTCATGTACACGCCCGACGGCCTCGGGCGGGCGATCGTGGCAGGCACGAGCTTCGCGCGCGACCGCCATCCCGCCTGGACGTACAACCTCCTCGCGCACCCCGACGCGCGCATCGCCGTCCACGGACGCGGCCTCGCCGTCCGCGCGTCGCTCATCGAGGGCGAGGCCCGCGAGACCGCGTGGGCGCGCATCGAGCGGCAATGGCCCGGCTACCGCGCCTATGAGCGCGACTCGGGCCGCGTCGTGCGGCTCTTCCTCCTGCAGCCCGTGCGGGAGCTCGGGCCGATCGACGCCGCTGGGGAGCGGGGATGA
- a CDS encoding YihY/virulence factor BrkB family protein — MAASSSDDRRPSPWARLVTWVRHAGEWALSTKPVRAFLLYQERHGAMLADSVTYRTLFSVFAGVFLGFAVAGVWLAGNPEALDALVAALDSAIPGLVGGLIAPEDLIHPLVFTVAGVIALVGLVGTAIGAIGSIRTAFRTLAGLPDADTFFLWVILRDLAIAIAFGALLAASAAVTVFSTTALSVALGWFGVSERSPLFDGGTRAVGIVVTFVIDTLVVAGLFRLLSGLRPGARALWPGAILGGLGLTVLQVLSGLFVGGAASNPLLASFGSIVALLIWFNFSAQVILIAGAYIVTGDDEAHDRIAERYGARSMALRRLRRAERRAQEAVIEVEAARAAVDRKAGR, encoded by the coding sequence GTGGCGGCCTCTTCGAGCGACGACCGGCGACCTTCGCCGTGGGCGCGCCTGGTCACCTGGGTGCGACACGCCGGTGAATGGGCGTTGAGCACGAAACCCGTGCGTGCATTCCTGCTGTACCAGGAACGACACGGTGCGATGCTCGCCGACAGCGTCACTTATCGGACCCTCTTCTCCGTGTTCGCAGGAGTGTTCCTCGGGTTCGCCGTCGCGGGGGTGTGGCTCGCGGGCAATCCCGAGGCCCTCGATGCGCTCGTCGCCGCGCTCGATTCTGCGATCCCCGGTCTCGTGGGCGGCCTCATCGCCCCCGAAGACCTCATCCATCCGCTCGTGTTCACCGTCGCGGGAGTGATCGCACTCGTCGGACTGGTCGGCACGGCGATCGGTGCGATCGGATCGATCCGCACCGCGTTCCGCACGCTCGCCGGCCTTCCCGACGCCGACACGTTCTTCCTCTGGGTCATCCTTCGAGACCTCGCGATCGCGATCGCCTTCGGGGCGCTCCTCGCGGCGTCGGCCGCGGTCACCGTCTTCAGCACGACCGCGCTCTCGGTCGCGCTCGGATGGTTCGGGGTATCCGAGCGCAGCCCGTTGTTCGACGGCGGCACGCGCGCCGTCGGGATCGTCGTCACCTTCGTCATCGACACCCTCGTCGTCGCTGGACTGTTCCGGTTGCTCTCCGGGCTGCGTCCGGGCGCTCGCGCCCTCTGGCCGGGAGCGATCCTCGGAGGCCTCGGCCTGACGGTCCTGCAGGTGCTCTCGGGGCTCTTCGTCGGAGGGGCGGCGAGCAATCCGCTCCTCGCCTCCTTCGGGTCGATCGTCGCGTTGCTCATCTGGTTCAACTTCTCCGCCCAGGTCATCCTGATCGCCGGAGCGTATATCGTGACGGGCGACGACGAGGCGCACGATCGGATCGCCGAACGGTACGGCGCGAGGTCGATGGCGCTCCGTCGGCTGCGACGCGCCGAACGACGCGCGCAGGAGGCAGTGATCGAAGTGGAGGCGGCACGAGCGGCCGTCGACCGGAAGGCGGGGCGATGA